From a region of the Sporosarcina ureilytica genome:
- a CDS encoding ArsR/SmtB family transcription factor yields MNDSLPIDVQRASQLLKLLGDPTRLTMMKLLKSHECCVCEFVEIFQMSQPAISQHLRRLRDIELVQEERRGQWIFYSINKDHPDYPFIEGILKHLVDQDKSITELEAKGLRICCK; encoded by the coding sequence ATGAATGATTCATTACCAATTGATGTACAACGAGCCTCACAACTTTTAAAGTTACTCGGCGATCCAACTCGTTTAACAATGATGAAATTGCTTAAATCACATGAATGTTGTGTGTGCGAATTTGTTGAGATATTTCAGATGAGTCAACCTGCAATAAGTCAGCACTTGCGCAGGCTTAGGGACATTGAATTAGTGCAGGAAGAACGCCGGGGACAATGGATTTTTTATTCGATTAATAAAGATCATCCGGATTATCCATTTATCGAAGGTATTCTAAAACATCTTGTCGACCAGGATAAATCTATTACAGAGTTGGAAGCAAAAGGGCTTCGTATTTGTTGTAAATAA